The following are encoded in a window of Alosa sapidissima isolate fAloSap1 chromosome 12, fAloSap1.pri, whole genome shotgun sequence genomic DNA:
- the cnga3a gene encoding cyclic nucleotide-gated channel cone photoreceptor subunit alpha isoform X2 — translation MNQAIVAAEHTRPVRTCPRQYKMPPPLQQADSLGHAGVHSQAQEPWPARRLRGEEERPDSFLERFRGPELKDLTSRGSNAQSSLGQSDGPRKRNNPEHWPLATYNMNNCNNTDDKKDDKKDEIKKDEKKEDEKKDGDKKEEEKKDEKKDDKKEEKKDEKKDDKKDDKKAEEPKKEIWIMDPATDLYYRWLTVIALPVFYNLIMLVTRSAFDELQENYTILWIVLDYTSDLIYYVDWFVKARTAFLEQGLLVKDSKKLRDNYIAKPIFKYDMLAMFPTDFLFFKYGYNNPMFRFNRLFKMSRLLEFFERTETRTSFPNVFRISNLVLYILIIIHWNGCLFFSISKSIGFGTDTWVYPNASHPEYGRLARKYIYCLYWSTLTLTCIGEVPPPVSDFEYLFVVGDFLVGVLIFASIVGNVGAMVLNMNASRTDFQTKVDSIKQYMSSRQVSKDLEARVIKWFDYLWTENKTCDEKAVLKHLPDKLKAEIAVNVHLDTVKKVRIFQDCEAALLIELVLKLQPQVFSPGDYICKKGDIGREMYIIQDGKLAVVADDGITQFVVLGEGAYFGEISILGIKGSKAGNRRTANIRSVGYSDLFALSKDDLMESLTEYPEAKKALEEKGKAILMKDNLIDEAIANAGADPMILYDKIMNLQQNVDKTTTLFARMMAEQVSTQTKLKDRIKTMEAQVKSLSKEEEVVEDKKEEPPKK, via the exons ATGAATCAGGCAATAGTCGCAGCAG agCACACTCGGCCTGTGAGGACATGTCCTCGGCAGTACAAGATGCCACCTCCACTGCAACAAGCAGACTCCCTGGGTCACGCCGGAGTTCATTCACAGGCACAGGAGCCATGGCCAG CTCGCAGGCTTCGCGGTGAGGAAGAGCGGCCCGACTCCTTCCTGGAGCGCTTCCGCGGCCCCGAGCTTAAGGACCTGACCAGCCGCGGCAGTAACGCCCAGTCCTCCCTGGGTCAGTCAGATGGACCCAGGAAGAGGAA TAATCCCGAGCATTGGCCCCTGGCCACTTACAACATGAACAACTGCAACAACACAGACGA CAAAAAAGATGACAAAAAGGACGAGATAAAGAAAGATGAGAAAAAAGAGGATGAGAAAAAAGACGGGgacaagaaggaggaggagaaaaaagatgAGAAGAAAGATGACaaaaaggaggagaaaaaagatgAGAAGAAAGATGACAAAAAGGATGATAAAAAGGCAGAGGAGCCAAA GAAGGAAATCTGGATCATGGATCCAGCAACAGACCTATACTACAGGTGGCTCACAGTCATTGCCTTGCCAGTGTTTTACAATCTTATTATGCTTGTTACAAG GTCTGCATTTGATGAACTCCAGGAGAACTACACCATTCTTTGGATTGTATTGGATTACACTTCAGATCTGATCTACTACGTTGATTGGTTTGTCAAAGCGAGAACAG CATTTCTGGAACAAGGACTTCTTGTAAAAGACTCCAAGAAATTGCGAGACAATTATATAGCAAAACCTATATTCAAGTATGACATGCTGGCAATGTTTCCAACTGATTTCCTGTTTTTCAAGTACGGATACAACAACCCTATGTTTAGATTTAACCGGCTGTTCAAAATGTCTCGGCTCCTTGAGTTTTTCGAGCGCACCGAAACTAGAACAAGTTTTCCCAATGTGTTCCGAATCAGCAACCTTGTGCTCTACATCCTGATCATCATCCACTGGAACGGTTGCCTGTTCTTCTCCATCTCGAAATCCATTGGCTTTGGCACAGACACCTGGGTGTATCCCAACGCCAGCCATCCCGAGTACGGTCGCCTGGCCCGGAAGTATATCTACTGCCTCTACTGGTCCACCCTCACGCTCACCTGTATCGGAGAGGTCCCGCCGCCCGTCTCCGACTTTGAGTATCTTTTCGTTGTGGGTGACTTCCTCGTGGGTGTGCTGATTTTCGCCTCCATCGTCGGTAACGTCGGTGCCATGGTGTTGAACATGAATGCCTCCCGAACAGACTTCCAGACTAAGGTGGATTCCATCAAGCAGTACATGTCGTCCCGTCAGGTCTCCAAGGATCTGGAGGCAAGGGTCATCAAGTGGTTTGACTACCTCTGGACAGAGAACAAGACCTGCGATGAGAAAGCTGTGCTCAAGCACCTCCCGGACAAGCTGAAGGCGGAGATCGCCGTCAACGTCCACTTGGACACGGTGAAGAAGGTGCGCATCTTCCAGGACTGTGAGGCAGCGCTGCTGATCGAACTGGTGCTCAAGCTCCAGCCGCAGGTGTTCAGCCCTGGGGACTACATCTGCAAGAAGGGCGACATTGGGAGAGAGATGTACATCATCCAGGACGGGAAGCTGGCCGTGGTGGCGGACGATGGCATCACGCAGTTTGTGGTGCTCGGAGAGGGCGCCTACTTTGGGGAGATCAGCATCCTGGGAATCAAAGGCAGTAAGGCAGGCAACAGGAGAACAGCCAACATCCGGAGTGTGGGCTACTCCGACCTCTTCGCCCTCTCTAAAGATGACCTGATGGAGTCTCTCACTGAGTACCCGGAAGCCAAGAAGGCCCTGGAGGAGAAGGGGAAAGCGATCCTGATGAAGGATAACCTGATCGACGAGGCCATTGCCAACGCAGGAGCAGACCCGATGATCCTTTACGACAAGATTATGAATCTGCAGCAAAACGTTGACAAAACCACAACCTTGTTTGCCCGAATGATGGCTGAACAGGTGTCCACCCAGACCAAGCTTAAGGATCGGATCAAAACAATGGAGGCGCAGGTGAAGTCTCTGagtaaggaggaggaggtggtcgAGGATAAAAAGGAGGAACCACCAAAAAAATAA
- the cnga3a gene encoding cyclic nucleotide-gated channel cone photoreceptor subunit alpha isoform X3, with product MAKICTKKSYPTNQRFPVANSDDESGNSRSRAHSACEDMSSAVQDATSTATSRLPGSRRSSFTGTGAMASNPEHWPLATYNMNNCNNTDDKKDDKKDEIKKDEKKEDEKKDGDKKEEEKKDEKKDDKKEEKKDEKKDDKKDDKKAEEPKKEIWIMDPATDLYYRWLTVIALPVFYNLIMLVTRSAFDELQENYTILWIVLDYTSDLIYYVDWFVKARTAFLEQGLLVKDSKKLRDNYIAKPIFKYDMLAMFPTDFLFFKYGYNNPMFRFNRLFKMSRLLEFFERTETRTSFPNVFRISNLVLYILIIIHWNGCLFFSISKSIGFGTDTWVYPNASHPEYGRLARKYIYCLYWSTLTLTCIGEVPPPVSDFEYLFVVGDFLVGVLIFASIVGNVGAMVLNMNASRTDFQTKVDSIKQYMSSRQVSKDLEARVIKWFDYLWTENKTCDEKAVLKHLPDKLKAEIAVNVHLDTVKKVRIFQDCEAALLIELVLKLQPQVFSPGDYICKKGDIGREMYIIQDGKLAVVADDGITQFVVLGEGAYFGEISILGIKGSKAGNRRTANIRSVGYSDLFALSKDDLMESLTEYPEAKKALEEKGKAILMKDNLIDEAIANAGADPMILYDKIMNLQQNVDKTTTLFARMMAEQVSTQTKLKDRIKTMEAQVKSLSKEEEVVEDKKEEPPKK from the exons ATGGCGAAGATCTGCACTAAAAAGTCCTACCCAACCAATCAGAGGTTTCCAGTTGCCAACTCTGACGATGAATCAGGCAATAGTCGCAGCAG agCACACTCGGCCTGTGAGGACATGTCCTCGGCAGTACAAGATGCCACCTCCACTGCAACAAGCAGACTCCCTGGGTCACGCCGGAGTTCATTCACAGGCACAGGAGCCATGGCCAG TAATCCCGAGCATTGGCCCCTGGCCACTTACAACATGAACAACTGCAACAACACAGACGA CAAAAAAGATGACAAAAAGGACGAGATAAAGAAAGATGAGAAAAAAGAGGATGAGAAAAAAGACGGGgacaagaaggaggaggagaaaaaagatgAGAAGAAAGATGACaaaaaggaggagaaaaaagatgAGAAGAAAGATGACAAAAAGGATGATAAAAAGGCAGAGGAGCCAAA GAAGGAAATCTGGATCATGGATCCAGCAACAGACCTATACTACAGGTGGCTCACAGTCATTGCCTTGCCAGTGTTTTACAATCTTATTATGCTTGTTACAAG GTCTGCATTTGATGAACTCCAGGAGAACTACACCATTCTTTGGATTGTATTGGATTACACTTCAGATCTGATCTACTACGTTGATTGGTTTGTCAAAGCGAGAACAG CATTTCTGGAACAAGGACTTCTTGTAAAAGACTCCAAGAAATTGCGAGACAATTATATAGCAAAACCTATATTCAAGTATGACATGCTGGCAATGTTTCCAACTGATTTCCTGTTTTTCAAGTACGGATACAACAACCCTATGTTTAGATTTAACCGGCTGTTCAAAATGTCTCGGCTCCTTGAGTTTTTCGAGCGCACCGAAACTAGAACAAGTTTTCCCAATGTGTTCCGAATCAGCAACCTTGTGCTCTACATCCTGATCATCATCCACTGGAACGGTTGCCTGTTCTTCTCCATCTCGAAATCCATTGGCTTTGGCACAGACACCTGGGTGTATCCCAACGCCAGCCATCCCGAGTACGGTCGCCTGGCCCGGAAGTATATCTACTGCCTCTACTGGTCCACCCTCACGCTCACCTGTATCGGAGAGGTCCCGCCGCCCGTCTCCGACTTTGAGTATCTTTTCGTTGTGGGTGACTTCCTCGTGGGTGTGCTGATTTTCGCCTCCATCGTCGGTAACGTCGGTGCCATGGTGTTGAACATGAATGCCTCCCGAACAGACTTCCAGACTAAGGTGGATTCCATCAAGCAGTACATGTCGTCCCGTCAGGTCTCCAAGGATCTGGAGGCAAGGGTCATCAAGTGGTTTGACTACCTCTGGACAGAGAACAAGACCTGCGATGAGAAAGCTGTGCTCAAGCACCTCCCGGACAAGCTGAAGGCGGAGATCGCCGTCAACGTCCACTTGGACACGGTGAAGAAGGTGCGCATCTTCCAGGACTGTGAGGCAGCGCTGCTGATCGAACTGGTGCTCAAGCTCCAGCCGCAGGTGTTCAGCCCTGGGGACTACATCTGCAAGAAGGGCGACATTGGGAGAGAGATGTACATCATCCAGGACGGGAAGCTGGCCGTGGTGGCGGACGATGGCATCACGCAGTTTGTGGTGCTCGGAGAGGGCGCCTACTTTGGGGAGATCAGCATCCTGGGAATCAAAGGCAGTAAGGCAGGCAACAGGAGAACAGCCAACATCCGGAGTGTGGGCTACTCCGACCTCTTCGCCCTCTCTAAAGATGACCTGATGGAGTCTCTCACTGAGTACCCGGAAGCCAAGAAGGCCCTGGAGGAGAAGGGGAAAGCGATCCTGATGAAGGATAACCTGATCGACGAGGCCATTGCCAACGCAGGAGCAGACCCGATGATCCTTTACGACAAGATTATGAATCTGCAGCAAAACGTTGACAAAACCACAACCTTGTTTGCCCGAATGATGGCTGAACAGGTGTCCACCCAGACCAAGCTTAAGGATCGGATCAAAACAATGGAGGCGCAGGTGAAGTCTCTGagtaaggaggaggaggtggtcgAGGATAAAAAGGAGGAACCACCAAAAAAATAA
- the cnga3a gene encoding cyclic nucleotide-gated channel cone photoreceptor subunit alpha isoform X1, whose amino-acid sequence MAKICTKKSYPTNQRFPVANSDDESGNSRSRAHSACEDMSSAVQDATSTATSRLPGSRRSSFTGTGAMARLSHFLLLLRNWAARRLRGEEERPDSFLERFRGPELKDLTSRGSNAQSSLGQSDGPRKRNNPEHWPLATYNMNNCNNTDDKKDDKKDEIKKDEKKEDEKKDGDKKEEEKKDEKKDDKKEEKKDEKKDDKKDDKKAEEPKKEIWIMDPATDLYYRWLTVIALPVFYNLIMLVTRSAFDELQENYTILWIVLDYTSDLIYYVDWFVKARTAFLEQGLLVKDSKKLRDNYIAKPIFKYDMLAMFPTDFLFFKYGYNNPMFRFNRLFKMSRLLEFFERTETRTSFPNVFRISNLVLYILIIIHWNGCLFFSISKSIGFGTDTWVYPNASHPEYGRLARKYIYCLYWSTLTLTCIGEVPPPVSDFEYLFVVGDFLVGVLIFASIVGNVGAMVLNMNASRTDFQTKVDSIKQYMSSRQVSKDLEARVIKWFDYLWTENKTCDEKAVLKHLPDKLKAEIAVNVHLDTVKKVRIFQDCEAALLIELVLKLQPQVFSPGDYICKKGDIGREMYIIQDGKLAVVADDGITQFVVLGEGAYFGEISILGIKGSKAGNRRTANIRSVGYSDLFALSKDDLMESLTEYPEAKKALEEKGKAILMKDNLIDEAIANAGADPMILYDKIMNLQQNVDKTTTLFARMMAEQVSTQTKLKDRIKTMEAQVKSLSKEEEVVEDKKEEPPKK is encoded by the exons ATGGCGAAGATCTGCACTAAAAAGTCCTACCCAACCAATCAGAGGTTTCCAGTTGCCAACTCTGACGATGAATCAGGCAATAGTCGCAGCAG agCACACTCGGCCTGTGAGGACATGTCCTCGGCAGTACAAGATGCCACCTCCACTGCAACAAGCAGACTCCCTGGGTCACGCCGGAGTTCATTCACAGGCACAGGAGCCATGGCCAG GCTCTCTCACTTCCTGCTCTTGCTACGGAACTGGGCAGCTCGCAGGCTTCGCGGTGAGGAAGAGCGGCCCGACTCCTTCCTGGAGCGCTTCCGCGGCCCCGAGCTTAAGGACCTGACCAGCCGCGGCAGTAACGCCCAGTCCTCCCTGGGTCAGTCAGATGGACCCAGGAAGAGGAA TAATCCCGAGCATTGGCCCCTGGCCACTTACAACATGAACAACTGCAACAACACAGACGA CAAAAAAGATGACAAAAAGGACGAGATAAAGAAAGATGAGAAAAAAGAGGATGAGAAAAAAGACGGGgacaagaaggaggaggagaaaaaagatgAGAAGAAAGATGACaaaaaggaggagaaaaaagatgAGAAGAAAGATGACAAAAAGGATGATAAAAAGGCAGAGGAGCCAAA GAAGGAAATCTGGATCATGGATCCAGCAACAGACCTATACTACAGGTGGCTCACAGTCATTGCCTTGCCAGTGTTTTACAATCTTATTATGCTTGTTACAAG GTCTGCATTTGATGAACTCCAGGAGAACTACACCATTCTTTGGATTGTATTGGATTACACTTCAGATCTGATCTACTACGTTGATTGGTTTGTCAAAGCGAGAACAG CATTTCTGGAACAAGGACTTCTTGTAAAAGACTCCAAGAAATTGCGAGACAATTATATAGCAAAACCTATATTCAAGTATGACATGCTGGCAATGTTTCCAACTGATTTCCTGTTTTTCAAGTACGGATACAACAACCCTATGTTTAGATTTAACCGGCTGTTCAAAATGTCTCGGCTCCTTGAGTTTTTCGAGCGCACCGAAACTAGAACAAGTTTTCCCAATGTGTTCCGAATCAGCAACCTTGTGCTCTACATCCTGATCATCATCCACTGGAACGGTTGCCTGTTCTTCTCCATCTCGAAATCCATTGGCTTTGGCACAGACACCTGGGTGTATCCCAACGCCAGCCATCCCGAGTACGGTCGCCTGGCCCGGAAGTATATCTACTGCCTCTACTGGTCCACCCTCACGCTCACCTGTATCGGAGAGGTCCCGCCGCCCGTCTCCGACTTTGAGTATCTTTTCGTTGTGGGTGACTTCCTCGTGGGTGTGCTGATTTTCGCCTCCATCGTCGGTAACGTCGGTGCCATGGTGTTGAACATGAATGCCTCCCGAACAGACTTCCAGACTAAGGTGGATTCCATCAAGCAGTACATGTCGTCCCGTCAGGTCTCCAAGGATCTGGAGGCAAGGGTCATCAAGTGGTTTGACTACCTCTGGACAGAGAACAAGACCTGCGATGAGAAAGCTGTGCTCAAGCACCTCCCGGACAAGCTGAAGGCGGAGATCGCCGTCAACGTCCACTTGGACACGGTGAAGAAGGTGCGCATCTTCCAGGACTGTGAGGCAGCGCTGCTGATCGAACTGGTGCTCAAGCTCCAGCCGCAGGTGTTCAGCCCTGGGGACTACATCTGCAAGAAGGGCGACATTGGGAGAGAGATGTACATCATCCAGGACGGGAAGCTGGCCGTGGTGGCGGACGATGGCATCACGCAGTTTGTGGTGCTCGGAGAGGGCGCCTACTTTGGGGAGATCAGCATCCTGGGAATCAAAGGCAGTAAGGCAGGCAACAGGAGAACAGCCAACATCCGGAGTGTGGGCTACTCCGACCTCTTCGCCCTCTCTAAAGATGACCTGATGGAGTCTCTCACTGAGTACCCGGAAGCCAAGAAGGCCCTGGAGGAGAAGGGGAAAGCGATCCTGATGAAGGATAACCTGATCGACGAGGCCATTGCCAACGCAGGAGCAGACCCGATGATCCTTTACGACAAGATTATGAATCTGCAGCAAAACGTTGACAAAACCACAACCTTGTTTGCCCGAATGATGGCTGAACAGGTGTCCACCCAGACCAAGCTTAAGGATCGGATCAAAACAATGGAGGCGCAGGTGAAGTCTCTGagtaaggaggaggaggtggtcgAGGATAAAAAGGAGGAACCACCAAAAAAATAA
- the cnga3a gene encoding cyclic nucleotide-gated cation channel alpha-3 isoform X4, with product MAKICTKKSYPTNQRFPVANSDDESGNSRSRAHSACEDMSSAVQDATSTATSRLPGSRRSSFTGTGAMARLSHFLLLLRNWAARRLRGEEERPDSFLERFRGPELKDLTSRGSNAQSSLGQSDGPRKRKKEIWIMDPATDLYYRWLTVIALPVFYNLIMLVTRSAFDELQENYTILWIVLDYTSDLIYYVDWFVKARTAFLEQGLLVKDSKKLRDNYIAKPIFKYDMLAMFPTDFLFFKYGYNNPMFRFNRLFKMSRLLEFFERTETRTSFPNVFRISNLVLYILIIIHWNGCLFFSISKSIGFGTDTWVYPNASHPEYGRLARKYIYCLYWSTLTLTCIGEVPPPVSDFEYLFVVGDFLVGVLIFASIVGNVGAMVLNMNASRTDFQTKVDSIKQYMSSRQVSKDLEARVIKWFDYLWTENKTCDEKAVLKHLPDKLKAEIAVNVHLDTVKKVRIFQDCEAALLIELVLKLQPQVFSPGDYICKKGDIGREMYIIQDGKLAVVADDGITQFVVLGEGAYFGEISILGIKGSKAGNRRTANIRSVGYSDLFALSKDDLMESLTEYPEAKKALEEKGKAILMKDNLIDEAIANAGADPMILYDKIMNLQQNVDKTTTLFARMMAEQVSTQTKLKDRIKTMEAQVKSLSKEEEVVEDKKEEPPKK from the exons ATGGCGAAGATCTGCACTAAAAAGTCCTACCCAACCAATCAGAGGTTTCCAGTTGCCAACTCTGACGATGAATCAGGCAATAGTCGCAGCAG agCACACTCGGCCTGTGAGGACATGTCCTCGGCAGTACAAGATGCCACCTCCACTGCAACAAGCAGACTCCCTGGGTCACGCCGGAGTTCATTCACAGGCACAGGAGCCATGGCCAG GCTCTCTCACTTCCTGCTCTTGCTACGGAACTGGGCAGCTCGCAGGCTTCGCGGTGAGGAAGAGCGGCCCGACTCCTTCCTGGAGCGCTTCCGCGGCCCCGAGCTTAAGGACCTGACCAGCCGCGGCAGTAACGCCCAGTCCTCCCTGGGTCAGTCAGATGGACCCAGGAAGAGGAA GAAGGAAATCTGGATCATGGATCCAGCAACAGACCTATACTACAGGTGGCTCACAGTCATTGCCTTGCCAGTGTTTTACAATCTTATTATGCTTGTTACAAG GTCTGCATTTGATGAACTCCAGGAGAACTACACCATTCTTTGGATTGTATTGGATTACACTTCAGATCTGATCTACTACGTTGATTGGTTTGTCAAAGCGAGAACAG CATTTCTGGAACAAGGACTTCTTGTAAAAGACTCCAAGAAATTGCGAGACAATTATATAGCAAAACCTATATTCAAGTATGACATGCTGGCAATGTTTCCAACTGATTTCCTGTTTTTCAAGTACGGATACAACAACCCTATGTTTAGATTTAACCGGCTGTTCAAAATGTCTCGGCTCCTTGAGTTTTTCGAGCGCACCGAAACTAGAACAAGTTTTCCCAATGTGTTCCGAATCAGCAACCTTGTGCTCTACATCCTGATCATCATCCACTGGAACGGTTGCCTGTTCTTCTCCATCTCGAAATCCATTGGCTTTGGCACAGACACCTGGGTGTATCCCAACGCCAGCCATCCCGAGTACGGTCGCCTGGCCCGGAAGTATATCTACTGCCTCTACTGGTCCACCCTCACGCTCACCTGTATCGGAGAGGTCCCGCCGCCCGTCTCCGACTTTGAGTATCTTTTCGTTGTGGGTGACTTCCTCGTGGGTGTGCTGATTTTCGCCTCCATCGTCGGTAACGTCGGTGCCATGGTGTTGAACATGAATGCCTCCCGAACAGACTTCCAGACTAAGGTGGATTCCATCAAGCAGTACATGTCGTCCCGTCAGGTCTCCAAGGATCTGGAGGCAAGGGTCATCAAGTGGTTTGACTACCTCTGGACAGAGAACAAGACCTGCGATGAGAAAGCTGTGCTCAAGCACCTCCCGGACAAGCTGAAGGCGGAGATCGCCGTCAACGTCCACTTGGACACGGTGAAGAAGGTGCGCATCTTCCAGGACTGTGAGGCAGCGCTGCTGATCGAACTGGTGCTCAAGCTCCAGCCGCAGGTGTTCAGCCCTGGGGACTACATCTGCAAGAAGGGCGACATTGGGAGAGAGATGTACATCATCCAGGACGGGAAGCTGGCCGTGGTGGCGGACGATGGCATCACGCAGTTTGTGGTGCTCGGAGAGGGCGCCTACTTTGGGGAGATCAGCATCCTGGGAATCAAAGGCAGTAAGGCAGGCAACAGGAGAACAGCCAACATCCGGAGTGTGGGCTACTCCGACCTCTTCGCCCTCTCTAAAGATGACCTGATGGAGTCTCTCACTGAGTACCCGGAAGCCAAGAAGGCCCTGGAGGAGAAGGGGAAAGCGATCCTGATGAAGGATAACCTGATCGACGAGGCCATTGCCAACGCAGGAGCAGACCCGATGATCCTTTACGACAAGATTATGAATCTGCAGCAAAACGTTGACAAAACCACAACCTTGTTTGCCCGAATGATGGCTGAACAGGTGTCCACCCAGACCAAGCTTAAGGATCGGATCAAAACAATGGAGGCGCAGGTGAAGTCTCTGagtaaggaggaggaggtggtcgAGGATAAAAAGGAGGAACCACCAAAAAAATAA
- the ube3a gene encoding ubiquitin-protein ligase E3A produces the protein MNHKDLEEDDLSKLNFLTEYKVCELLAVCEENKDYTSLIRAIGKVFSDSECLMRSFRTKQLSPDRLQSQRDKKKSEDKQGTSSISKSDTEPSTSKGAEKGDQSDEDDRDDEDDEVTVDIDGLRRVYDKILPHEQIEAAIINALVSVMPSVESELTYHDAYSFDHNYLNLFVIVMENTNLHSPEYLESALPLFCKAMSKLSLPGQTRLARLWSEFGMEHILRMMETFQQLITFTVVCNDFDNDNLVQDDETVVAAAKCLKIVYFANILAGELDPDQNEEEDDMLIESNDLTLQELLGEEEISPRGPRVDPLEVELGVRASDCRHPLIAFEEFINEPLNEVLEMDKDYVFFKVNAESKFAFMSCPFILNAVTKNQGLYYDNRIRMYSERRITALYSMVEGQQANPYLRLKVRRDHLIDDALIRLEMIAMENPSDLKKQLYVEFEGEQGLDEGGVSKEFFQLVVEEIFNPDIGMFTYDDTAKVFWFNPSSLENEGQYTLIGIVLGLAIYNNCILDVHFPMVAYRKLMGKKGTLLDLADSHPALYQSMKEILDYGGDVEKDMMLTFQISQTDLFGNPVTHDLRENGEDIPVTNDNRKEFVSQYADYILNKSMEVQFKAFRRGFHMVTNESPLKYLFRPDEIELLICGSRNLDFHALEESTEYDGGYNKESRVIRDFWETVHTFGEEQKKLFLQFTTGTDRAPVGGLGKLKMIIAKNGSDSDRLPTSHTCFNALLLPEYSTKEALKERLLKAITYAKGFGML, from the exons ATGAACCACAAAGATCTGGAGGAGGATGACCTCAGTA AGCTGAATTTCCTTACTGAATACAAGGTGTGTGAGCTCCTGGCAGTGTGTGAGGAGAATAAAGACTACACCTCTTTGATTCGAGCCATTGGCAAAGTGTTTTCAGACTCAGAGTGCCTAATGCGAAGTTTCCGCACCAAACAACTGAGTCCGGACAGGCTACAGTCACAACGGGACAAGAAGAAGAGTGAGGACAAGCAGGGGACATCATCCATCTCAAAATCTGATACTGAGCCCTCTACGAGCAAAGGAGCAGAGAAGGGTGACCAAAGTGATGAGGATGACagggatgatgaggatgatgaggtGACCGTGGACATTGATGGACTGAGAAGGGTATATGACAAAATACTGCCACATGAGCAAATTGAGGCTGCCATCATCAACGCCTTGGTGTCCGTGATGCCAAGCGTGGAGAGTGAGCTGACCTACCACGACGCGTATTCCTTCGACCACAATTACCTCAACTTGTTTGTCATAGTCATGGAGAACACCAACCTTCACAGTCCAGAGTACCTCGAGTCAGCATTACCTCTTTTCTGCAAGGCCATGAGCAAGCTCTCCCTCCCGGGGCAAACGCGACTGGCACGCCTGTGGTCAGAATTTGGTATGGAGCACATCCTCAGAATGATGGAGACCTTTCAGCAGCTGATCACTTTTACGGTCGTCTGCAACGACTTTGACAATGACAACTTGGTCCAAGATGACGAAACGGTGGTGGCCGCTGCCAAGTGTTTAAAGATTGTTTATTTCGCTAATATTCTGGCTGGGGAGCTGGACCCAGATCAaaatgaggaagaggatgataTGCTGATCGAGTCCAATGACCTGACATTGCAAGAATTACTGGGGGAAGAAGAGATAAGTCCTAGGGGCCCCAGGGTGGACCCTTTGGAGGTCGAGCTCGGTGTCCGGGCGTCTGACTGTCGACACCCGCTCATTGCCTTTGAAGAGTTCATTAATGAGCCGCTAAATGAGGTGCTTGAAATGGACAAGGACTATGTTTTCTTCAAGGTAAATGCGGAGAGCAAGTTTGCCTTCATGAGCTGTCCCTTTATCCTTAACGCTGTGACTAAGAACCAGGGACTGTACTATGACAATAGGATTCGAATGTACAGCGAACGCCGGATCACAGCGCTCTACAGTATGGTCGAAGGACAGCAAGCCAACCCCTACTTACGACTTAAAGTCCGAAGAGATCATCTAATTGATGATGCCCTAATCAGG CTGGAGATGATTGCAATGGAGAATCCCTCAGACCTGAAGAAACAGCTCTATGTAGAGTTTGAAGGGGAACAAGGCCTGGATGAAGGAGGGGTTTCCAAAGAGTTTTTTCAACTGGTTGTTGAAGAGATTTTCAACCCAGATATTG GTATGTTCACCTATGACGACACCGCCAAGGTGTTTTGGTTCAACCCCTCTTCATTGGAAAATGAGGGCCAGTATACACTGATAGGTATTGTGTTGGGCTTGGCCATATACAACAACTGTATCTTGGATGTGCACTTTCCCATGGTGGCATACAGGAAGCTGATGGGCAAGAAAGGGACTCTTCTGGACTTAGCTGATTCTCACCCG GCTCTCTATCAGAGTATGAAAGAGATACTGGATTATGGGGGTGACGTGGAGAAGGACATGATGCTCACCTTCCAGATATCACAAACTGACCTATTTGGAAATCCGGTCACGCATGACCTAAGAGAAAACGGAGAAGATATCCCTGTAACCAATGACAACAGAAAG GAATTTGTGTCTCAGTATGCCGATTACATTCTGAATAAAAGCATGGAGGTGCAGTTCAAGGCCTTCAGACGAGGCTTTCACATGGTGACTAATGAGTCTCCACTGAAGTACCTGTTCCGGCCTGACGAAATAGAACTGCTCATCTGCGGAAGCAGG AACCTGGACTTCCATGCCCTTGAAGAGAGCACAGAGTATGATGGAGGCTACAACAAGGAGAGTCGCGTCATTAG AGATTTCTGGGAAACTGTGCACACTTTCGGAGAAGAGCAGAAGAAGCTTTTTCTCCAGTTCACCACGGGCACAGACAGAGCACCTGTGGGTGGCCTTGGGAAACTGAAGATGATCATAGCCAAAAATGGCAGTGATTCAGACAG GTTACCTACATCCCACACGTGCTTTAATGCCCTGTTGCTTCCAGAATATTCTACCAAAGAGGCGCTTAAAGAGAGACTCCTGAAAGCCATCACGTATGCCAAGGGATTTGGCATGCTGTGA